The following is a genomic window from Colletotrichum lupini chromosome 5, complete sequence.
CCTTCCTCAAAAATATCATAGCCTTCATCAGCGACTTGCCCTTTGAGAGCGACCTCATGGCCGCTGGCAGTGTCAGCCGCTGCCGGTGATGCTTCAATGTTGTCGCTCATTTTCCGGGACGAACCTTGAGAATGGAAAACAAGCTACGTGGTCTTTCTTTGCGATATCCGGCTCGGTGGTCTAATATCTCCGCTAGAATCACGCTTATCGAGAGCAGCATCGCCGTAATCATGGATAATCGTGCTGCATCCAAACATCTGAGAATGGTAGATGCACTGGCTCGGCCTCTAAAAGCCGACTTCGCTATCAATTGTGGCACCTTCGAGTAAGCTTGAATGAATGTCTCCACAACAAGTACATATAGGTAGCCACTGATGACCTATCAATCAATGGAAAAACATTTATCTTCTTTTCCCCTGCGGTGGACAATGTGCCGGTCAGCCGGACATTAGCTTTGAGTCTTGGAGTAGCTGATAAGATGTGGCTTCCTTTGCCGGCGGGCAACCGCTCCGATCTTGTTATCACGACGGCTCGGAAAACTTCTTGAGTGGTTTTGTATCGTGTCCCCGCCTTCGACAAGGACAAGATCTCCAAGACAAAGACAGTGGACCCGGCTTTCCGCTCAAAAGCTTAGCATGTAGGGGTTGTATCAACGTCCCCCACTTGCCTCGTTTCTATGTGGATCGCCGGGGAAGCCCGAGCGGCCGATAAGACTCCGACTATTTCGCACCATCCAAACTTGACCCATGGATCGGACAAGCACACCGACCTGCTTCCGAGTGATTCCCGGCGCCCATTCCAATTCTTCGGTCCTCAGTAAAGGATAAGTCCAGTAAGTCGACTTTGGGCAACATCCGAAACGTGGTCGCCACTCTTTGCGCTGCCGATCGCCATTGACTTTCTGTGTTAGATGCAACGCTTGCCGAGGCTCAGGGCCTATCAGTAAATCAGTCATCCGTCTTCAAGCGAATACAATTCGAAACCACAAACATATCGCCAGATCATGCAGGTCCCAGACATTGACCAGGCTCACTGCCTTGCCTTCTTGTCAAGGCTCATTCAAATCAAGAGCTACTCGCAGACCGATGGTGAGCTAGAGGCAACGGATTTCATGGCCGAGCAAATGAGAAAGATTGGACTGGAGTCGGCTATTTGCCCGTTCGACAACGGCCGCCGTCAAAATGCGATAGGGATCTGGAAGGGCCACCATTCAGTGTCAGCAGCGAGCAACAAAGTCCCCAAAACGCTACTCTTCAATGGACATCTAGACACAAATCCTGTCTCCGAAGGTTGGACGATCGATCCTTGGGAGGGAAAGATTGATAACGAGTTTATCTACGGCATTGGAGTCAGTAACATGAAATCTGGCTGTGCCGCGTACTTTTGCGCCGTTGAAGCGCTGCTTAAGGCTGGCTGGCGGCCCAGAGGCAATGTTGTCCTAACCTATGTGGTTGGTGAGCTTCAGGGAGGCGTTGGTACGATGGCCCTCATTGATCAAGGAAAGATCAATGCCGATTGTTTTGTTAACTGCGAACCGTCGGATATACAAGCAGTCACAATGCACGCGGAAGCTCTAGTCTTCGAGATTGAGATTGTTGGAGTCACTCGACACATGTCAGCCAAGGAGGAGGCATCCGATGCGATCCTGGCTGCATGTGAGCTGATTCCCCAGATGGCACGTATGAAATTCCGTGGAGCCAAGAGCAGTGAGCATGAAAAGTGCAACAGATGTTCAGTGGGCGTGGTTCATGGTGCCCTTGGGAAAGACTTGGTTGAATGGAGACCTGCCCAAGTAGCGGACGTATGCAAGCTTGCTGGAAGTGCGCGCTACGCTCCTGGCCAGACACAAGAAGGTGTCATGGCTGATATTCGCGAATTAGTGGACACTGTAGTTGGTAATTATGCTGGTATGTCGGCTACTGTCAAGCAGCGATTTGAGCCTACAATGCCGGCATTTGAGGTGCCAAGAGACTCACAGATAGTGAGAGCCCTAAACAAGGCCTATCGCCAGGTTCGCAACTACGAGCAGCCAACAGGGGTTCTTGCGCCGACTTGCTTCTATGGATCCGACGCTGGCCACTTGTTCAAAAATTTGGGGATGGAAGG
Proteins encoded in this region:
- a CDS encoding diaminopropionate ammonia-lyase; protein product: MQVPDIDQAHCLAFLSRLIQIKSYSQTDGELEATDFMAEQMRKIGLESAICPFDNGRRQNAIGIWKGHHSVSAASNKVPKTLLFNGHLDTNPVSEGWTIDPWEGKIDNEFIYGIGVSNMKSGCAAYFCAVEALLKAGWRPRGNVVLTYVVGELQGGVGTMALIDQGKINADCFVNCEPSDIQAVTMHAEALVFEIEIVGVTRHMSAKEEASDAILAACELIPQMARMKFRGAKSSEHEKCNRCSVGVVHGALGKDLVEWRPAQVADVCKLAGSARYAPGQTQEGVMADIRELVDTVVGNYAGMSATVKQRFEPTMPAFEVPRDSQIVRALNKAYRQVRNYEQPTGVLAPTCFYGSDAGHLFKNLGMEGIVCGPGGKYNTRPDEKVDIPDYLDCIRMFMRLIVDICG